The segment gcagggagagccattgttttCTAACTCTGTTTACCACGGGGCCCCTGGCCCAAAGGAAGTCTTTCATGGATCCTCCGCAGATGAGCAGATAAGGGAGAGGGCTTGGGTGGAAGGAAGGCTTGGGAAGGGGATTCTGAGCCCAGAATCCTGCTTGTACCCTGGCAACAGTTCCAAGAACTTGGACTGAAAACTACAACTGTAACCCAGCCTTCAGCCCCATTCTATAGACGAAGGAGCTGAGGTCAGGGAGGCTGTGAACTCCTCAAGACCACGTAAGGAGTCCTGGCCAGGCTTCCTGACCCACAGGCTGCCATGGATTTTGCACTTCCGCTCCAAGCTGCTGTGCGGATAACCACCATCTGAACAAACTATGCAATTCCGACTCCCCATATCCagaagcattttaataaaaaggtGTTTCTTTTCATGACACAATTTTAGTTTGCTGGCAGTTCTTTCATTTCAGCTGCTAATGACATGGGGCACTGGTCTGCGTTCTCACTCTCAGATCCTTGTGGGTCTGTGAGGAGAGCCTGTGGCGCACCCCTCTCTTTTAATTCAACTTCCACCGGGTCCACATTGAGCTTTTCTGAGAGCAATGTCTCTCTTAGAATGTTCAGACTGTTGTCATCTTTGGTTCCGGCCTCCGCCAAATGTAGGGCTTCTggagtttgtttttctgatggctgcatcttttgatttctgggaagagagaaaacactgtTGAATGTGAGTTTCCTAAGCTGGGGTACTGAGTGTTTGGGGCAGGACTGAGTCTCCCAGATGCATTAGAAAGTTTGAGCGGGAAAATCCAGGAGGCCAAGATTTTGGGGAGAGAGCCAAGATGGCTTGATGTCCTTTCAGCAGAGAACAGCTTATGCTTTTCTGTGTCAATGTGGCTCAAAGAAGCACATACCTGGGACATACATTTAAGTCTCCTGATGCTGAGTCCTGTGCTGATGTCTGAGTCTCCTGGTTTGAGATTTCACCAAATCCCATTTTCTCCTCTCCCAGGACTGTCATCCTACTTAGTAGGTCCTTGTCACCCCTTACCATATCCCCAGACAAACTGCAGGAAATTCTAAGGAGTCTTCCTGCCTCTAGGTACCTACTTCTCCAAACCCTCCTAAACACACCAGTCATGTTGCTAAAGCCCCCGCTCAAGCACCTTCAGTTGCTCCCCACCTCTCACCTTCTTAACCTGGCATTCAAGATCCAGCCTTCCTTCCAATAACTCCCCTAAACGTCCTCCCGCTGAGGTTGTTTGACTCAGGGTCCACTTCCTGGCCGGAGTGGAGGGACCCAGCTGTGGTTAGAGCTGACTGCCCAGAGTCTGCTTGGGCCGTAGGGGAGGCCGCTGTATGTCTGCCGCTCGCTCGGGTGGACAGCAGCCTCGTCTCTGAGTTGACCTTGAGGGGGATGCTTCCTGACAGGGTGAGATGCAAGGTCGCATTCTTAGAGGCTCCACCTCTCCGGGTCCTTCTGTAGCTTACATCTAGTGTGATCTTGCTAAAACATAAGCCTTTCCTGTTCCTGTACAAAGCCCTTCTCTGAATATCCATGAGCTAGAACCTGAACTCTTAAGATCGCCCCCAGGTGTGTACACTCTCGGTCCGGCCACAGCCATGTCTTGGCCTCCCTCTCCCCTGtacccctccccctcctcactcTCCACGACACAGCCACACAGGCCCCTCCTCCCGCCTCGAGTTCGGTGCGTGTTGTCCCTTGGTCTGGAACGCTTCCACAACCCACCCTTCCTCTCTTTGCCCTGAAAGCCCCAGATCCCAGCTCTGTGCTCCCACAACACTCTGCAGATCCGACAGTCACCGTCTGTCACTCTGAGCTACAGTCATCTCCCCACCAAACTGTAAATTGCACAAGGCTGGGGCTGAATCTGTCTTGGCCACTATTGTGGCTCCCATCTCAGCACAGAGCTTGGCCCAGAGCATGTGCCCAGCTCTTATCTGTGGAATGGATGATGAAGGGTCCATAGCAGTTCGTAACGACTAGTTCTCAATGTGAACTATGTGGGgtatttctttttgcctttgtaGCAGAAATGTGAGGAAGATTCATAGATGATACAAAATATGGCACAGAAGAAAGAGCACAGACGTTAGGCCAACCCTTCCATGGATCCTCAATGACCTTGTTCTGTACAACGGGAATAAATAACTTGTGCCTGCCCCACCTTACAGGACTGtcttgagaatcaaatgagaaaatgtgaaggtgcttttaaaatgataaaatattatacagATTTGAGAAAGGGATTctcattattgtttcaaaattaCCGAAAGTGATGACTGATGGGTATAtagtaattgttgaatgaatgaatggggacTAGTGAACCAAGCATTTATTGATTGCTGGGACCAGACACTGCCAGTTGCTTGGGGAAACAAAGTTGAGTCAAATGtgatctctgccctcaaggagctcccaAACATTAGCCCTAGAATCATCTAGACAGTTTAACCAAATGCCACTgcccaggtcccaccccagactaTTTGTGCCAGAATGTCCAAGGCAAGGCACAGCATTCCATACTTTTAATATTACCTCTCAGGTGATGTCATTGTACATCCAGGGTTGAGGAGTATtgtcattataaaaatgttaaaattaccCCCGGAGCCTCTGTGGCTCTCAGGTCTCTGTCTGAACCCTGCATTTGACCTTAGAGCAGGGCAAGACTCTCCCCTGTAACAGCACCCTTAACAATCCTAGGAGGAAGGGATTGGTTATTATCGCCATTCACAGGAGGAGACActgctagtgagtggcagagctggaatttgaacccaagcctATGGCTCCAGAGCTAGAGACCCTGACCCCTGAGACATAccagcccctgccctgctcactggccaggggtgggggtgggaactgGGGACAGTTGCTGGTTTTTCAACAGTTTTGGGTTCTCAAAGGACCCTGAAGACTGCATTTGGCTGACTTAGAGGGTGGACAGCCAGGCCCATAGATGATTTCTCTTGAGAAGGCAGGGCCCTACCCCCAGATCAGCTCCTCACCTGTTTGCCTTGATGCTCCTTTCCAGGAGGACGATGCTTATCACGATCACCAAGCCCATcaagacaaaaatggaaatattccaaGGAGAAGCTGGGGAGGGACACATAGAACAGAGCCTTGAGCAGAAGCAGGGTGCCCCGCAGTCCCACTAGCAGTTGGCGCCTGGTCGCAGACACAGCTCAGAGCATCCATTGTCCCCTGCTGTGGACCAGGTATTATAGAGAGACTCTAAGTAAGGTGAAGATGAGACCCTTTCCCTGCGGGaactccagtgtgtgtgtgtatgggggggggggggtgcagtaACAATCTGTGCTGTGAAGCAGCCCAATCTAATGGGGGATGGCACTGCAATTGGATAATAGTGGGGTCCAGATAAACTTCACAATCTTCAAAGTTTTGCCAGGGACTGGCATGAGGtgcaaggaaagggaaggaaggaaggaaggaaggaaggaaggaaggaaggaaggaaggaacaagagagggagagaggaagggaaagaaggaaggagagagggaaggagggagggaggaaggaagggagggaagagtggCAGTTAAACCGGTTTCAACAACTGCCCACAGATAACGCATAAAGTGGGTAATATGAATTTGGCTAATCCAGATTTCTCCACGCTGTACCAAAATGAGGCAGGATCCAGCCTCACAGCTTTTGCGTTTGCTGTTCTTCTCCACATAATCTGCACAGCTGATTCCTTCACACCAGCAggctttgttcaaatgtcaccttctcagtgaggccttccttGACCACATTACCTGCCCTTGCTGCATACTTCCTATCCcctttctctgcttcatttttctcctcactTTTGTCTCTTAGCCCTGGAGTCCAGAAAGTTTAACAAAATGCTACTGTCCAACTCATCCGCGACACTATGCATTTtggtaatttattttgtttagtttctatCTCTTTCATAAAACATATGctccacagaggcagagattttCATGTTTCATTCACTACTGTAACCCCAGTGCTGAGGCCAGTGCTTGGCGCACAgaaggaactcaataaatatttgtgagtgATTGGCTGGATGAGTACATGAAAGGCCACACCCCGCCCgtggggtgaggagggtgagGTTCAGCCATACCCCGCTGGGTACTGACCCCCTCAGCCTCAGGCCCTGTCTTGGAGGAAATGTGCAGCCTGCCTCGTAAGAGGGGGCCGAGTATGAGGGGACCAATATGGAGGGGGGCTTCTGCCAGAGTCCACTGTTTGTGTTGAGAGCACACACACTCCAGACACCCGTCCCCCGCCACTTACCATCTTCTACCCGAAACACCCAAAGCATTTCTTCCAGCAGCTCCTGAGGCACTGCAGTGCCACCCAGGGCTTGGGTAACTCCCTCACCGTGGTCCATGCCCCACTTCTGATTATGGGACGTTTCTGACAATGAAGTCCTTAGGCCTCTTCACTCCCCAGCTGCCCTTCTGGCCTCCTAGATTCTGGTTCCTGAGCAAAGCCCTGCAGACCCCTGGAAACAGAGCAGAGAGCATGACCGGATATCCCACCCCAGTTTGACCTCCCTTCCCTCCCAAACCCAGTTCTCTGGCCCCAAGTTACAGGACCAGAACAGCCCGACTCCGGAGCAGGTAGGGTCTGGAGAGGCAGAGACTATAGAAGTAGGAATCACGAATTTTTATTAAAACCCATCACGCGTGGGGAGGAGCATTGACCTGGGAGTGAGGAAGACCCTGCCACTGACGGGCTGTGGGACCCTCGTAGGGGACATCTTCCATGTTTGCCTGGCCAGCATCCCCACCCAGCTTCCACTGCCCACAGCTCCCTCCTTTACCCCAGTTCCTTAGCAAACTGTCCCATCCCTTGCCTTTGGTTTTCGTGTGGCAGTCAATCACAGGACCGTGTCTCAGGACAAAGTTTGGGCTTATCACAGTCACTCTCCTGGGGATTGGCATGCCTGTGACTCAGCTGAGAACAAGAGAAAGGGCCAAAAAAAGTAGCTGCCAACTGTTGCTGCCGAGAGCTCCCTTTCCTCAGCTACCATCCCTACACCTAATTGGTCAGTGCTGCCCTCAGTTCAGCAACCCTCTgataacttctttttctttttctttctttctttttttccgaCCTGTCATcagaattgttttctgtttgtagtGGAAGAACCAAAAATCCATGCTTCCTGGCTAAATCCCTTTATTAATTTGAGCCTGTTTCCATCCCCACAAAACAAAGCAGGTTAAGGTATCTGTGTTTATCAGATCTCAGTCAGATGTTGAGACCTagtaatacaaaataatgaatcATTTCAATTTTGGATTTTGACACAAGACCAAATCACTATACCAAGGGATCAGAACAGAGATTTCATAGAAATCTATGTATACATGGGAACTCAATATACAATAAAGGTAGCTCTACTAACTGGTAGGGAAACGAGGAATTATTTAGTAGAAGGTTCAGGAAAAGTGGCACATTGTTTGGAAAAAAGGAAGCCTGGATACACATCCAACGAGCAACACATACGAAAACAGACTCCACAATTAAGGGCCTAAAGGTAggaggaaaaatatgaaattttaaaaagtggcatAAAACTTCTTAAGCAAAAGCTCAAATcattcaataacaacaacaacaaaaaaaacagatgaatttGATTATAtcaaaaataagattatttgttcAATGAAGAATACCATCAATAAAGTAACAAACATCTTTTCGATTGGGATAAGACACTTGCAATGCTTAAAACCAAGAAGAGGCTGAGatctagaatatacaaaaagAAGCTAGGAACACTAATAAATGGGTGAAAGATCTAAACAGGCAGTTTATAGGAAACCCAAAAGGGTAGcaattatgtgaaaaaaatgcttaaactCTTTGGTAATcagaagaatgaaaattaaaacaacaatgaaataccacttgaCAGCTATTAGATGGTCCTAGTTTGGAAAGTGGGGGGTGCTGTGTGTTGGTGGACCTCTAGGTCATAGCCTGGTGCACTGATGGAGAGTGTAGACTTGGGCAGCCATCTAGAGAGCAAATTAGTCATGTTAATGGACATACCCCATGACACAACAGCTCTGCTCCTGAGTGTATACTCTCCCAAAGAAATTATCCCCAAGGGTCATAAGGAGGCATACTatttaggaaaatgcaaaacatacgtacattaaacacacattttacaaaaatacatttaaaaaagacacGTTATACACATTAGGATAGTTCTCtctgggggaagaggagaaagggaacaggAATGGAggtaaaaattactaaaataaaacaggagGAGGGTTTTGAACAGACCAATCATAAAACCATGTCATGGGGCTaataataaaaggcaaagaaaaaacaagaggCACCAAAGCGTTCTCAAGTCCCCCCGACTCTGACACTGCCTTCCGAAATAGCCTTTGGAGGCTCAGCCAGGAACATTCAAAACAACTGCATGGCAAACAGCCATACAGAAAAACAGAGCACTAAAAAAAGACTAGATTGACATCAGAGTTTTCGTCAACTCTAAGTGCTCTGAGAAAACGGAAGAAAACATCTACAGGTTTTGAAGGAAAATATCTCGACACAAATATAATACTaagtttttcatatatgtgtgaTCAATCATGGGTCACAGGGGAAAATGGAAgtcagggagaaagaaagaccTTGATTAAACGTCTAAGGACTCAGAGGCATACTACCTCTTTCCCCTTTTGAgggatatgtgtatatatacagaacAATGGAAAGACAAACTTACAGAGATGGCTAATCAATGTAATCTTGTTTCCAGCTCCAACAGCCTGTCCAGAGCACTTGCTAAGAAGGGTTGTGACTTTCTGTCCAATCTCAGATGCAGGAGTGCCTGGATTAATTAGTAACAATGGCCATAGGCCCCTATCCCATATgcagacccccccacacacacacacacacacagagtaaagaGTGTAAAGGTTGAGAAACCAAACACCGACTCCCTCTGGGGAGGTGGGATGGGACCTAGACACATGGGAACACTTCTGTATTGTGTACAGTTCTTCTGAGTACACACTACCTTCATAAAAACAATACatgcaattacatttttaaaaacgtacgtacttttgtatgtattttaaatgcatatattgtatatttgtatgtgttttaaatgtatgttgttgaGACAACAACTTCAATTTTGGATGTTTAATTAAAGGAACTAATCATGATGTCAGTTCTTctaacttgatctatagattcaaggcAAATGCAATCAAAATCACagcaagttattttattaatatcaacaaactgattctaaagtgtATATGGAGAGGTAAAAGATCCAGAATAGTCAACAcgatattgaaggagaagaacgaAATCAGAGGACGGATGCTACCCAACTAACTTCAAGACCTCCTATAAAGCATCAGCAGTCATGACAGAGTGGTATTGGAATTCATCAGAGAAGTGTCCAAACTTGCATGTGGGCTGATGTCCACAGtgcaatgtgtgttttaaatatgttgtaaTAAACAGATACCAACCAACAAAATGACAGGAGGCATGCAAGTCCAGAAGCGAGAGTCAGCCCTCCTTGACTGTGTGAGATGCCACAGAAACAAAGACACGTTTCCCTCAGAACACTTACCCAGTTTCCTTTTAGAGTGAGCATTGTATTAATAtccctgcttttaaaaattattagctaCGTTTCATgatttatttggatttcatttttccattaaagCCTTTTTCCTGTCCCAGGAATCCCATCCAGAATATATTGCTTTTAGTTGTCCTGTCTCCTTAGACCCCTCTGGGAGATTCCTACATTGTAAACAGGGCATAACCATCTGGATTGTGATTCCTACCGAAACCCTGGGCTACCATCCCCATGGGAGGTGGAAGGCACTTACTCTGGGTCCTGGGTGCCGGTGGCCTGCCTTGATCTGCTGTTGGGAGCGACACTgatttctgtgtgtcttcttcctcctctcacaGGAGCGCTGGATGGTCTTTGCACCTGAGTGCTCTGCAGGGCTGTCACCTGGAGGGCAGTGCTGCAGCCTGTGGCGGCCCAGCCCATCTGGTAGCTCTGCTCTTATCACACACCCAGGCCTGGAGCCTTCTCTGCTACTCTGGGGTGACTGACCTCTTGAATGAGTGGCCTCAGACGGCAAACAGGCTCCACCCAACTCTCACAATTTGAAAGAACCAGCAGCCCAATGCATTCCTTCTTATATGTTGGCCTCAAATAAGAGTAAATATCCAGACCCTCTTGCTAGCCCAGTGGGATAGGCTTGGGAGGACCCGCAGTCTGAGGATTCCATCATTGCAGGAGGACATGTGATATGCCCACTCCACTGCAGGCCTCTGTCTCCTGGTATTATCAATATTTAACCATGGAGCAAGGAGCCAAGCCTGGCCTTTTGCAGACTGCTTTCTCACAGTGAACGTCATGGCCTTATATGAATTCCTCACAAGAAGCTATAAAATGAGACCATCAGAGGGCTAGGAGTGGGGGAAGGCAAGGCTAGCGAGGCTGTATGAGTGACCGAGAAAGGAAGAAGCAGGCCAGGGCCAACAGCACTGACACGGAAGGGCTTGGCAGGGAAGTGGGAGCAAAGTGCTCCTCCCATGGGGCCACATATATTCCATTCTGATCATCAGTGGGCTCTGGCCTTTTCTACTAACTGGCTCCTTGCATCTCCAACAAACTTGGAGTTGGCTTGGCAAGGAGTGGgatttccatttcacaaatgaggtaACAGGTTGAGTAGGGTCAAGTGACAGGTGCAAGTTCCTCTAGTTGTTAAGCACTGGCCAACAGTGTGGATGACAGCATAGTGCAGAGGAAAGGAGACCCAACAGGGAACCTAGAGGCCTATATGGAGCTCCAGCAGCTCATTATTTtgtaactcattcattcattcattcattcattcaataaatattacttgagtacctactacataGATTCATTGTAAATAAGACAGGCAAGGACCCTGCTCTCCAGG is part of the Rhinolophus sinicus isolate RSC01 linkage group LG03, ASM3656204v1, whole genome shotgun sequence genome and harbors:
- the SLC51B gene encoding organic solute transporter subunit beta, yielding MDHGEGVTQALGGTAVPQELLEEMLWVFRVEDASPWNISIFVLMGLVIVISIVLLERSIKANRNQKMQPSEKQTPEALHLAEAGTKDDNSLNILRETLLSEKLNVDPVEVELKERGAPQALLTDPQGSESENADQCPMSLAAEMKELPAN